The Micromonospora krabiensis genome window below encodes:
- a CDS encoding alpha/beta fold hydrolase has product MTKIEVNGAVLAYDDTGTGSPVVLLHAGIADRRMWRGVVDALATAHRVIALDLRGYGESELPPAPFAHHDDVVGLLDALDLPHAALVGCSFGGKVAVDAALAHPGRISALALFGAPVSGNEWSEETEQLWEELVGELDPEDFPATAAGEVRFWVVGPSRQPADVDPELIRFAEEMDQRALAAELALSAVDADELDPPAIERLGELSMPVAACSGVHDVPDLHRLADRIAAEAPRGIRLPDIPDAAHLAPLERPEPVTAALLNFLP; this is encoded by the coding sequence ATGACCAAGATCGAAGTCAACGGTGCGGTGCTCGCGTACGACGACACCGGCACCGGCAGCCCGGTGGTGCTGCTGCACGCGGGCATCGCGGACCGGCGGATGTGGCGCGGCGTGGTCGACGCGCTCGCCACCGCGCACCGGGTGATCGCGCTGGACCTTCGTGGCTACGGCGAGTCGGAGCTACCCCCGGCCCCGTTCGCCCACCACGACGACGTGGTCGGACTGCTGGACGCGCTCGACCTGCCCCACGCCGCGCTGGTCGGCTGCTCCTTCGGCGGCAAGGTCGCGGTGGACGCCGCGCTCGCGCACCCCGGACGGATCTCGGCGCTGGCCCTCTTCGGCGCCCCGGTCTCCGGCAACGAGTGGTCCGAGGAGACCGAGCAGCTCTGGGAGGAGCTGGTCGGCGAGCTGGACCCGGAGGACTTCCCGGCCACCGCGGCGGGCGAGGTGCGGTTCTGGGTGGTGGGTCCGAGCCGCCAGCCGGCGGACGTCGACCCGGAGCTGATCCGCTTCGCCGAGGAGATGGACCAGCGGGCCCTCGCCGCGGAGCTGGCGCTCAGCGCGGTGGACGCCGACGAACTCGACCCGCCGGCGATCGAGCGGCTCGGCGAGCTGAGCATGCCGGTGGCGGCCTGCTCCGGCGTCCACGACGTCCCGGACCTGCACCGCCTGGCCGACCGCATCGCCGCCGAGGCGCCGCGCGGAATCCGCCTGCCCGACATCCCGGACGCCGCCCACCTGGCCCCGCTGGAGCGCCCGGAGCCGGTGACGGCCGCCCTCCTGAACTTCCTCCCCTAG